From the Phoenix dactylifera cultivar Barhee BC4 chromosome 10, palm_55x_up_171113_PBpolish2nd_filt_p, whole genome shotgun sequence genome, one window contains:
- the LOC120112108 gene encoding dirigent protein 22-like: protein MGKLFSISILLLLFISTITPSSAKDGERYSFLQSQKPATPPVRQKLSHLRLFLHDVVSGPDPSAVRVAQAASANQSATRFGTLVMIDDALTVGPELTSKLVGRAQGFYALASKEEIGLLMSMNFAFTEGKYNGSTVIILGRNTVSSEVIEMPVIGGSGLFRLAQGYAQARTHTFNLKTGDAVVEYNVFVMHY, encoded by the coding sequence ATGGGCAAACTCTTTTCGATCTCCATTCTTCTTCTCTTATTCATCAGCACCATCACTCCCTCCTCAGCCAAGGATGGAGAACGCTACAGTTTCCTCCAGAGTCAAAAGCCGGCGACGCCGCCGGTGCGCCAGAAGCTGAGCCACCTGCGGCTATTCTTGCACGACGTCGTGAGCGGGCCGGATCCGAGCGCCGTTAGGGTGGCCCAGGCGGCCTCGGCCAACCAGTCGGCGACAAGATTCGGCACGTTGGTCATGATCGACGACGCGCTGACCGTTGGCCCTGAGCTCACTTCAAAGCTAGTGGGCCGGGCCCAGGGTTTCTACGCGCTGGCATCCAAGGAGGAGATAGGCCTGCTGATGTCCATGAACTTTGCCTTCACCGAAGGCAAGTACAATGGAAGCACGGTGATCATATTGGGCCGGAATACGGTGTCCTCGGAGGTGATCGAGATGCCGGTGATCGGGGGAAGTGGGCTTTTCCGGTTGGCCCAGGGTTATGCCCAGGCCCGGACGCACACCTTCAATCTTAAGACTGGTGATGCTGTGGTGGAGTACAATGTTTTCGTCATGCACTACTGA